A single region of the Hyphomicrobiales bacterium genome encodes:
- a CDS encoding hypothetical protein (Evidence 5 : Unknown function) has product MAGLGLLHPIHGKGAERIGQTVVFYLGCHCFACTRSEVTAIAKNRAMDVRRRNAWHVGA; this is encoded by the coding sequence ATGGCCGGACTTGGCCTTCTCCACCCCATCCATGGAAAGGGCGCGGAGCGCATTGGCCAGACGGTCGTGTTCTACCTGGGATGTCATTGTTTCGCCTGCACGCGTTCGGAGGTCACTGCGATCGCGAAAAATCGCGCGATGGACGTGAGGCGCCGGAACGCCTGGCACGTTG